A genomic window from Flavobacterium sp. I3-2 includes:
- a CDS encoding DUF1896 domain-containing protein, whose translation MDTQQKDLSYFRLRLQELLNASFPEKANDQKFIEQRSSWATNAYEGAFRSGNTIEQCNEIANYILFEGLHFSKFDTVFQVVCNEFDTIMADEELRPFALKMFPVCEPVFSGYELTDDFAYGYEFDLLYTEIAGTIAIWIQENGLQ comes from the coding sequence TATTTCAGGTTACGACTGCAAGAATTATTAAATGCCAGCTTTCCCGAAAAAGCAAACGACCAAAAATTTATAGAGCAACGTTCCTCATGGGCTACCAATGCCTACGAGGGTGCTTTTCGTTCGGGAAATACTATTGAGCAATGCAACGAAATAGCCAATTACATACTTTTTGAGGGTTTGCATTTCTCCAAATTCGATACCGTTTTTCAGGTGGTATGCAATGAGTTTGATACCATAATGGCAGATGAGGAATTGAGACCGTTTGCTCTTAAAATGTTTCCTGTTTGCGAGCCTGTTTTCTCCGGCTATGAACTAACCGATGATTTCGCATACGGATATGAGTTTGATTTACTCTATACCGAAATAGCAGGAACCATCGCAATATGGATACAGGAAAATGGGCTTCAGTAA